From a single Deinobacterium chartae genomic region:
- a CDS encoding alpha/beta fold hydrolase, which produces MQVTVHAPQRQAAVRLPDGRSFAWSEWGPAGGLAVLFCTGAAMSGSLGFAADHLEALNLRLIAPDRPGLGASSPHPDKTLESWTDDVRTLLEDQGIRQAAAVGFSQGAPFAFALAAHGLVQALAIVSGQDDFGDVRVARRLHPDVVGMVAAARQDPGGFARGFAQMADPDGLWKLIMNMSSERDRALYLEPAFSAAYRRSLEEGFAQGPQGYARDLVNALSAWPFRLEDLRVPVDLWYGAQDASTVHSPDFGRTLAQRLPQAWHHLEPLEGGSLLWTRAHDILARLRSHLVALAV; this is translated from the coding sequence ATGCAGGTCACGGTACACGCTCCCCAACGTCAGGCGGCCGTCCGGTTGCCCGATGGCCGCAGCTTCGCATGGTCCGAATGGGGCCCAGCCGGCGGCCTCGCGGTGCTCTTCTGCACCGGTGCCGCCATGAGCGGCTCGCTGGGCTTCGCAGCGGATCACCTCGAGGCGCTGAACCTGCGCTTGATCGCCCCGGACCGTCCCGGCCTGGGCGCTTCGAGCCCACACCCGGACAAGACGCTGGAATCCTGGACCGACGACGTCCGGACCTTGCTCGAGGACCAGGGAATCCGGCAGGCCGCCGCGGTGGGTTTCTCGCAGGGCGCTCCGTTCGCGTTCGCCCTGGCCGCGCACGGACTGGTGCAGGCGCTGGCCATCGTCTCTGGCCAGGACGATTTCGGCGATGTCCGGGTGGCGCGGCGGCTGCATCCGGACGTTGTCGGAATGGTTGCAGCCGCCCGCCAGGATCCGGGCGGCTTCGCGCGGGGCTTCGCGCAGATGGCCGACCCGGATGGTCTGTGGAAGCTGATCATGAACATGAGCTCCGAGCGTGACCGCGCGCTGTACCTCGAGCCCGCCTTCAGCGCCGCCTACCGCCGCTCGCTCGAGGAGGGCTTCGCGCAGGGGCCGCAGGGGTACGCCCGCGATCTGGTCAACGCCCTGAGCGCCTGGCCTTTCCGCCTCGAGGACCTGCGGGTACCGGTGGACCTGTGGTACGGCGCGCAGGACGCCAGCACCGTGCACTCGCCGGACTTCGGACGGACCCTGGCCCAGCGGCTGCCGCAGGCGTGGCATCACCTCGAACCCCTCGAGGGCGGCTCGCTCCTGTGGACCCGCGCGCACGACATTCTGGCGCGGTTGCGCTCGCATCTGGTTGCCCTTGCCGTCTGA
- a CDS encoding DUF554 domain-containing protein has protein sequence MDLLERTSGTWINVLTVIAGTALGLLLGGRLPERMSRTLMQVLGLTTLYIGISMALSLEGLRSGPLPGVIVALVSLALGGVAGEALRLEERLAELGEQLRRRLRGSGRFTEGFVTASLLFCIGPMAIIGSLQNGLQLDPKTLILKATLDGIAAVALTGVYGMGVGFSAIIILLLQGSMSLAAGGLAGALPDPARDVRVLLVTGAGGLMIMGIGLNLLLSGLGLEDRRIRVGSMLPALLIAPLVHVLATL, from the coding sequence ATGGACCTGCTCGAGCGAACTTCCGGCACCTGGATCAACGTTCTCACGGTCATAGCGGGCACCGCGCTGGGCCTGCTGCTGGGCGGCCGCCTGCCCGAGCGCATGAGCCGCACCCTGATGCAGGTGCTGGGCCTCACCACGCTGTACATCGGCATCAGCATGGCGCTGTCCCTCGAGGGCCTGCGCTCGGGTCCGTTGCCGGGCGTGATCGTGGCCCTGGTCAGTCTGGCGCTGGGCGGCGTGGCCGGCGAGGCGCTGCGCCTCGAGGAGCGCCTCGCGGAACTGGGCGAGCAGTTGCGCCGCCGCCTGCGCGGCAGCGGACGCTTTACCGAGGGCTTCGTGACCGCCAGCTTGCTGTTTTGCATCGGTCCCATGGCCATTATTGGCAGTCTGCAAAACGGGCTACAGCTCGACCCGAAAACGCTGATTCTAAAAGCGACCCTCGACGGGATCGCGGCGGTGGCGCTCACCGGGGTGTACGGGATGGGGGTGGGCTTCTCGGCCATCATCATCTTGCTGCTGCAAGGCAGCATGAGCCTGGCGGCAGGCGGGCTGGCCGGAGCGCTGCCCGACCCTGCCCGTGACGTACGGGTGCTGCTGGTGACCGGGGCCGGCGGGCTGATGATCATGGGCATCGGCCTGAACCTGCTGCTGTCGGGGCTGGGCCTCGAGGACCGGCGCATCCGGGTGGGCTCGATGTTGCCCGCCCTGCTGATCGCGCCGCTGGTGCACGTGCTGGCAACGCTGTAA
- a CDS encoding helix-turn-helix domain-containing protein yields MTLNEQFSHLPKYLSVREVAEYTCCHDRTVRRWIQAGQLVALERPEGLRVPRSALRRFLGIDQHALN; encoded by the coding sequence TTGACCCTCAACGAACAGTTCAGCCACCTGCCCAAATACCTCTCGGTGCGTGAAGTCGCCGAATACACCTGCTGCCACGACCGCACCGTGCGGCGCTGGATTCAGGCCGGTCAACTGGTCGCCCTCGAGCGGCCCGAGGGCCTGCGCGTCCCGCGCTCCGCGCTGCGCCGCTTCCTGGGGATCGATCAGCATGCCCTGAACTGA